In Rahnella sikkimica, the following are encoded in one genomic region:
- a CDS encoding MipA/OmpV family protein, translated as MISRKLMLHITCFTVSATVLQALADDSASPAQTLTVGIGAQSAPRYSGSDERHWLVAPVIQARDNAVFFDSLKGLGYDLQADNGLYLEHTLGVSLGRTDRNSTWRDGSEKLKGMGNIDVALNTAIAIGWSATPWLSFEGKTTLPLTDGQGVQYQTSVTILPVQNSTDTVALQSAALFGDRRYMNTFYGVSEKQSERTDFAPYQAAGGFYGVDTSLTWSHQFTPNWGGVVSADYTWLGDHAGKSPIVEQRDGTTVNFALLYTF; from the coding sequence ATGATATCCAGAAAACTAATGCTGCACATTACCTGTTTCACCGTGTCCGCAACAGTGCTGCAGGCGCTGGCCGATGACAGCGCTTCGCCTGCGCAAACGTTAACTGTCGGTATCGGCGCACAAAGCGCGCCACGTTACAGCGGCTCGGATGAACGTCACTGGCTGGTTGCGCCGGTCATTCAGGCGCGGGACAACGCCGTTTTCTTTGATTCGCTCAAAGGCCTGGGATATGACCTGCAAGCTGATAACGGCCTGTATCTTGAACATACGCTGGGCGTCAGCCTGGGGCGGACAGACCGGAATTCGACCTGGCGCGATGGCTCAGAAAAGCTCAAAGGCATGGGAAATATTGATGTGGCCCTCAATACCGCCATCGCCATCGGCTGGTCGGCGACGCCGTGGCTTTCCTTCGAAGGCAAAACCACGCTTCCCCTGACTGACGGGCAAGGCGTGCAGTATCAGACGTCTGTGACAATATTGCCGGTGCAAAATAGCACCGACACCGTCGCGCTCCAGTCGGCAGCACTTTTTGGCGACCGCCGCTACATGAATACCTTTTACGGTGTGAGCGAAAAGCAAAGCGAGCGTACTGATTTCGCGCCCTATCAGGCCGCCGGAGGATTTTATGGCGTGGACACCAGTCTGACATGGAGCCACCAGTTCACACCAAACTGGGGCGGCGTCGTCAGCGCGGATTACACCTGGCTGGGCGATCATGCCGGCAAAAGCCCGATCGTTGAACAACGCGACGGCACCACCGTCAATTTCGCCCTGCTGTATACGTTTTAA
- a CDS encoding response regulator: MQTKRILIIEDDADAADVLDAYLKREGYEVQIAGDGLSGLESAQRWKPDLILLDVMLPGMRGTDVLASVRRESSTPVIMVTAMGDMPDKIGALRFGADDYVVKPYNPGEVVARVQAVLRRVASGNEVASSVLCWQGLDVDVDALTASVRSASGEPRYLDLTPTEFGVLSTLMRAPTRPFSRQYLLEHCLPESEALERVVDTHVYNLRKKLESAGIVNVLVNVRGVGYRFRQP, from the coding sequence ATGCAGACGAAACGAATTCTGATCATTGAAGACGACGCCGATGCGGCAGATGTCCTTGATGCTTATCTGAAACGTGAAGGTTATGAGGTGCAGATTGCCGGTGACGGACTGTCCGGGCTGGAGAGTGCGCAGCGGTGGAAGCCTGATCTTATTTTGCTGGATGTGATGCTGCCGGGGATGCGGGGCACGGACGTTCTGGCGTCTGTTCGCCGCGAAAGCAGTACACCGGTCATCATGGTGACCGCGATGGGGGATATGCCGGATAAAATTGGTGCGCTGCGATTTGGTGCGGATGATTATGTCGTCAAACCTTACAACCCCGGCGAAGTGGTGGCGCGGGTGCAGGCGGTATTACGGCGTGTGGCGTCGGGCAACGAGGTGGCGTCGTCTGTTTTGTGCTGGCAGGGGCTCGACGTCGATGTCGATGCGCTCACCGCGTCCGTGCGGTCAGCGTCGGGCGAACCGCGTTATCTTGATTTAACCCCCACGGAGTTCGGGGTTCTGAGTACATTAATGCGTGCACCGACGCGCCCGTTCTCGCGGCAATATCTGCTCGAACATTGCCTGCCGGAAAGCGAGGCGCTGGAAAGGGTGGTGGATACGCATGTTTATAATCTGCGCAAAAAGCTGGAATCCGCCGGGATCGTGAATGTGCTGGTCAACGTGCGCGGCGTGGGCTACCGGTTCCGCCAGCCATGA
- a CDS encoding sensor histidine kinase yields the protein MSSSHDQSLWRWICVRILTLAIGSVVLIALCMWLRFVIENLWVLHHMSPAMRAEFEVLRGNPELNLTRFHEIVDQGWGARYSDPSIASADWMMVGILVVVVIPFIALLGLKAARPLSLQFSRLAQVARAVTKGDFNTRAEPVKNAPAELNQFTDDFNAMMLQLSRYERELRASHVAMAHELRSPLTAAVGRLQGMLDGVFQPEPRQLQMVMKQLLHLNRLIDELHLLSLADAGQLNLSKTRLDLAELLRERVAWLKPQSADAGFDIFVTPDIPCPYVGDPFRLGQVMTILMENALRYAQEGHRLDISVSHTLSGVEIAFEDHGPGVDADFLPVMFERFSRADSSRARHSGGSGLGLSIARAICKAHGGSIRAAQKAPRGLIITVSLPQPEAG from the coding sequence ATGAGTAGCTCACACGATCAGTCCCTGTGGCGCTGGATTTGCGTTCGTATCCTGACGCTGGCAATTGGCAGTGTTGTCCTGATTGCGCTGTGCATGTGGCTGCGCTTTGTCATTGAGAATCTCTGGGTATTGCACCATATGTCCCCGGCTATGCGGGCGGAATTTGAGGTGTTGCGCGGTAACCCTGAGCTTAATCTGACGCGTTTTCATGAGATTGTGGATCAGGGCTGGGGGGCGCGTTACTCCGATCCTTCCATTGCCTCTGCCGACTGGATGATGGTCGGCATACTGGTTGTCGTGGTGATCCCTTTTATCGCTCTGCTGGGCCTCAAAGCCGCACGGCCGCTTTCGTTGCAGTTCAGCCGTCTGGCGCAGGTGGCGCGGGCAGTCACGAAAGGGGATTTCAACACGCGGGCTGAGCCGGTCAAAAATGCCCCGGCGGAGCTTAACCAGTTCACCGACGATTTTAACGCCATGATGCTGCAACTTTCGCGTTATGAGCGGGAACTGCGGGCGTCGCATGTGGCGATGGCGCACGAACTTCGCTCGCCGCTGACGGCAGCGGTGGGGCGTTTGCAGGGGATGCTTGACGGCGTATTCCAGCCGGAGCCGCGTCAGTTGCAGATGGTCATGAAACAGCTTTTGCATCTGAACCGGCTGATTGACGAGCTGCATTTGCTTTCACTGGCGGACGCCGGTCAGCTCAATCTCAGTAAAACCCGTCTGGATCTGGCTGAACTGCTGCGTGAGCGCGTAGCCTGGCTCAAACCTCAGTCAGCGGATGCCGGGTTTGATATTTTCGTGACGCCTGACATTCCCTGCCCTTATGTCGGCGATCCGTTCCGGCTCGGGCAGGTAATGACCATTCTGATGGAAAATGCCCTGCGTTATGCGCAGGAAGGGCACCGGCTGGATATTTCGGTTTCACACACGTTAAGCGGCGTTGAGATTGCTTTTGAAGATCACGGGCCGGGCGTGGACGCCGATTTTTTACCGGTGATGTTTGAACGTTTCAGCCGGGCGGACTCTTCCCGCGCGCGGCATTCCGGTGGCAGCGGATTAGGGTTGTCCATTGCCCGTGCGATTTGTAAAGCCCACGGGGGCAGCATCCGGGCAGCGCAGAAAGCGCCGCGCGGGCTGATCATTACGGTCAGCTTGCCTCAGCCGGAAGCCGGATAA
- a CDS encoding efflux RND transporter periplasmic adaptor subunit produces the protein MFATFTDYVRHALRHLAVCDLLWPFIPAVFLLFIAVLVSGCGDKTHKQAAPIRPVRVVIAPSPEASGLFIQTGEIRPHEEALLGFRLDGRMLTRQADVGERVTAGQVLATQEPDTRRNQLSSAQADLDSARAAEQLASLNLRRMKLLMPGGAIARSQLDSAQSDWQAARSRRQSSEDSLKTARENLGWSQLTSPANGVITQVSASAGQVVTAGQTVVTLASGDGRDAVFDVAGTQAVSAHAGNEFAVSLLSDSSVVAQGHLRDISPQADPQTRTWRVRITLDNPPPALALGASVQLILHASDESAVALPAAALTRAGGQPAIFVVNTKTLTLHLRPVVLGRYSTSEIFVKTGVSPGETVVIAGVSQLRDGEKVTLGEGRE, from the coding sequence ATGTTCGCTACTTTTACTGATTATGTCCGCCACGCGCTGCGCCATCTGGCCGTCTGTGACTTGCTGTGGCCGTTTATTCCCGCTGTATTTCTGCTGTTCATTGCCGTGCTGGTGTCCGGGTGTGGCGATAAAACGCATAAACAGGCGGCTCCCATCAGGCCGGTGCGCGTGGTGATCGCGCCTTCTCCGGAGGCTTCCGGTCTTTTTATCCAGACCGGCGAAATCCGGCCTCATGAAGAGGCGTTACTCGGCTTCCGGCTGGATGGGCGGATGCTGACCCGACAGGCCGATGTCGGTGAGCGCGTGACCGCAGGGCAGGTGTTAGCCACACAGGAACCGGATACCCGCCGTAACCAGCTCAGCAGCGCGCAGGCCGATCTCGACAGCGCCCGCGCCGCGGAACAGCTGGCCTCACTCAATCTCAGACGCATGAAGTTGCTGATGCCGGGCGGCGCGATCGCCCGTTCGCAGCTTGATAGCGCACAGTCCGACTGGCAGGCGGCCCGTTCACGGCGTCAGAGCAGTGAAGATTCGCTGAAAACTGCCCGCGAGAACCTCGGCTGGTCACAACTGACGTCTCCGGCCAACGGGGTGATCACGCAGGTCAGCGCCTCGGCCGGTCAGGTCGTGACCGCCGGACAAACGGTGGTGACACTGGCCTCGGGCGACGGGCGTGATGCGGTCTTTGATGTGGCCGGCACGCAGGCTGTTTCTGCCCACGCCGGGAATGAGTTTGCCGTGTCACTGCTGTCAGATTCATCGGTGGTCGCTCAGGGGCATTTACGGGATATCAGCCCGCAGGCCGATCCGCAAACCCGGACGTGGCGCGTTCGCATCACGCTCGACAACCCGCCGCCTGCGCTGGCGCTGGGAGCCAGCGTGCAGCTCATCCTTCACGCTTCAGATGAGTCAGCAGTAGCCCTTCCTGCGGCCGCCCTGACCCGCGCCGGAGGGCAGCCCGCCATTTTTGTCGTGAATACTAAAACGCTGACGCTGCACCTGCGGCCGGTGGTATTAGGGCGTTACAGCACTTCAGAAATCTTTGTTAAAACGGGCGTCAGCCCCGGCGAAACGGTCGTGATTGCCGGGGTGAGTCAGTTGCGGGACGGCGAAAAAGTGACCCTCGGGGAGGGCCGCGAATGA
- a CDS encoding efflux RND transporter permease subunit has translation MKPSLPVSKFNLSAWALAHQPLMAFFMLLLMTAGIISYEQLPRNEDPAFTIKTAVVSATWLGASVVDTVNLVTDTLEKKLQEIPYLDYVESDTHAGQSVIFINLRDDTPPSAVAGIWYQVRKKMQDITPSLPAGVQGPQVNDEFEDTFGTIYGFTAEGYTPRELRDRVEDIRRSLMSLPDMGKTSLLGVQEENIVIAFSPAQLAGMGIDLQQVVDALKAQNAVEPSGILRSDRENIALRVSGALTSEQSLRAITLHLAGRYIPLTDIATLSRENAEPPSPAFRVNGQPAIGLAISMASSGNMLSFGKALNERMADIQTRLPHGIDMVKVADQSAVVVQAVSSFIRVLIEAVVIVLAVSFVSLGTRAGLVVAAAIPIVLAMTFIGMMLAGIGLQRISLGALIIALGLLVDDAMITVEAMVSRIEAGDSLWRAATYAFETTAFPMLTGTLVMIAGFIPVGFAASSAGEYCYSLFAVVFIALLCSWGVAVLFSPLIGTWILSGKPASHAQKRGRLMHFYQRLLDFVLHHRWMTVGVACLLLGMSAYATTFMQGEFFPASDRPELLVSLTLPANASQTETARQTERLEHALHGNKNVDHFSAYVGSGAIRFYLPMDVLLDNENTAQLVVVAKSLEDRDTLRAQLESLLARDFSDITTRVSPLELGPPVGWPVKYRVSGPDYAKVRMTAQQLAAVLGNSAVTRGVNLTAGEPERVITLRVNQTAARAAGVSSESLAALLNTVWSGSVVTTVRDNNRLIDVVLRANNRERQDVTTLSGLMLTTATGQKIPLSQVATPVWGIDDPVVWRRQRLPFITVQTDIAPGLRAETVSQQLAPQVSRIRASLPPGYKIEEGGVVAESDKGNNSVYAVLPVTLFVMLVLLMIQLQRFSRMLLALFMAPFGLIGIVLAMLPTGTPMGFVALLGIIALAGMIIRNAVILISEVDNNVIAGMGSNDAIRAAAEHRSRPILLTACAAILGMLPIAEQVFWGPMAYAIIGGLIVATFLTLTVLPASLSLIMALEKQDILNVRNKPQ, from the coding sequence ATGAAGCCTTCATTGCCCGTCAGCAAATTTAACCTCTCCGCCTGGGCGCTGGCGCATCAGCCGCTGATGGCTTTTTTTATGCTCCTGTTAATGACCGCAGGCATCATCAGTTATGAGCAATTGCCCCGTAACGAAGATCCGGCGTTTACCATTAAAACCGCAGTGGTGTCCGCCACCTGGCTGGGTGCCAGCGTGGTGGATACGGTAAATCTGGTCACAGACACGCTGGAAAAAAAACTGCAGGAAATTCCGTATCTCGATTACGTGGAGAGCGATACGCACGCCGGACAGTCGGTGATCTTCATTAATTTGCGCGATGACACGCCGCCGTCAGCGGTTGCCGGGATCTGGTATCAGGTGCGTAAAAAAATGCAGGATATTACGCCCTCATTGCCCGCCGGCGTGCAGGGGCCGCAGGTCAACGATGAGTTCGAGGATACGTTTGGCACCATCTATGGTTTTACTGCCGAAGGCTATACGCCGCGCGAGTTGCGCGACCGTGTGGAAGACATCCGCCGCAGCCTGATGTCACTGCCGGACATGGGAAAAACCAGCCTGCTCGGTGTGCAGGAAGAAAACATCGTGATTGCGTTTTCGCCTGCGCAGCTCGCCGGTATGGGCATTGATCTGCAACAGGTCGTCGATGCCCTGAAAGCGCAAAACGCCGTAGAGCCGTCGGGTATCCTGCGCAGCGATCGCGAGAACATTGCGTTGCGGGTGAGCGGTGCCCTGACGTCTGAGCAAAGTTTGCGGGCCATCACCTTGCACCTTGCCGGGCGCTACATTCCCCTGACCGATATCGCGACCCTCAGCCGCGAGAATGCCGAGCCGCCGTCACCGGCATTCCGGGTTAACGGGCAACCGGCCATCGGGCTGGCGATTTCCATGGCGTCTTCCGGGAATATGTTGTCGTTCGGTAAGGCGCTCAATGAGCGGATGGCGGATATCCAGACGCGTCTCCCGCACGGGATTGACATGGTGAAAGTGGCGGATCAGTCCGCCGTGGTTGTGCAGGCCGTCAGCAGTTTTATCCGGGTGCTTATCGAAGCCGTTGTGATTGTGCTGGCGGTGTCTTTTGTCTCGCTCGGCACCCGCGCCGGGCTGGTGGTGGCGGCCGCGATCCCCATTGTGCTGGCCATGACGTTTATTGGCATGATGCTGGCCGGGATCGGATTACAGCGTATTTCGCTGGGCGCGCTGATCATTGCGCTCGGGCTGCTGGTGGATGATGCGATGATCACCGTTGAAGCGATGGTGTCACGCATTGAGGCGGGAGATTCGTTGTGGCGCGCCGCGACTTACGCCTTTGAAACCACCGCATTTCCGATGCTGACCGGCACGCTGGTGATGATTGCCGGGTTTATTCCGGTCGGTTTTGCGGCTTCCAGCGCGGGCGAATATTGCTATTCCCTGTTCGCCGTGGTGTTCATTGCGCTGCTGTGTTCATGGGGTGTCGCCGTTCTTTTCTCACCGCTGATCGGGACATGGATTTTGTCCGGAAAACCCGCGTCACACGCGCAAAAACGCGGCAGATTAATGCATTTCTACCAGCGCCTGCTTGATTTTGTATTGCATCACCGGTGGATGACGGTGGGCGTCGCCTGCCTGCTACTGGGGATGTCGGCATATGCAACGACGTTTATGCAGGGCGAATTTTTCCCGGCTTCTGACCGCCCCGAACTGCTGGTCAGCCTGACCTTGCCCGCCAATGCGTCGCAGACGGAGACCGCGCGGCAAACCGAACGGCTGGAACACGCGCTGCATGGCAACAAAAATGTCGATCACTTTTCGGCTTATGTCGGGTCGGGTGCCATACGTTTTTATCTGCCGATGGATGTCTTGCTGGATAACGAAAATACGGCGCAGCTGGTGGTGGTCGCAAAAAGTCTGGAGGACAGGGATACACTTCGCGCGCAACTGGAATCCCTGTTAGCCCGTGATTTCAGCGATATCACCACCCGCGTCTCACCGCTGGAACTCGGCCCGCCGGTGGGCTGGCCGGTGAAATATCGTGTCAGCGGCCCGGACTACGCGAAAGTCAGAATGACGGCGCAACAGCTTGCCGCCGTTCTGGGCAACAGCGCCGTGACCCGTGGCGTCAACCTGACCGCCGGAGAGCCCGAACGCGTTATTACGCTGCGGGTGAATCAGACGGCAGCGCGGGCGGCGGGCGTTTCTTCAGAAAGCCTCGCGGCGTTGCTTAACACCGTCTGGTCAGGCAGCGTGGTGACGACCGTCCGGGACAATAACCGGCTGATCGACGTGGTTCTGCGGGCGAATAACCGGGAACGTCAGGATGTGACGACGCTTTCAGGGCTGATGCTGACCACGGCAACGGGGCAGAAAATCCCGTTAAGTCAGGTTGCCACACCGGTCTGGGGGATTGACGATCCGGTCGTGTGGCGTCGCCAGCGGCTGCCGTTCATTACCGTGCAGACGGATATCGCGCCGGGGCTGCGTGCGGAAACGGTTTCTCAGCAACTCGCGCCGCAGGTTTCGCGTATCAGGGCGTCGCTGCCGCCGGGCTATAAAATCGAAGAGGGCGGCGTGGTGGCCGAATCAGATAAAGGTAACAATTCAGTCTACGCGGTGCTGCCGGTGACGCTTTTCGTCATGCTTGTCTTGCTGATGATCCAGTTACAACGTTTTTCGCGCATGTTGCTGGCATTATTCATGGCGCCTTTTGGCCTGATCGGCATCGTACTTGCCATGCTACCGACGGGTACGCCGATGGGGTTTGTCGCCTTGCTGGGGATTATCGCGCTGGCCGGAATGATCATCCGTAACGCGGTGATTCTGATCAGCGAAGTGGACAATAATGTCATCGCCGGAATGGGCAGCAATGATGCCATCAGAGCCGCTGCTGAGCACCGTTCAAGGCCGATTTTACTGACGGCCTGCGCCGCTATTTTGGGGATGCTGCCGATTGCCGAACAGGTATTTTGGGGGCCAATGGCGTATGCCATTATCGGCGGACTGATTGTCGCCACCTTCTTAACACTGACGGTGTTACCGGCGTCATTGAGCCTTATTATGGCGCTTGAGAAACAGGACATTCTCAATGTGCGGAACAAGCCGCAATGA
- a CDS encoding glycoside hydrolase family 68 protein: protein MSTLNDKSLLEQPVIQSSIWSRADALKVNENDPTTTQPRVSADFPVMSDTVFIWDTMPLRDIDGKVLSVNGWSVIFTLTADRQPENPDYIDANGNYDIALDWNNRHGRAKMCFWYSKTGKNWKFGGRVMKEGVSPTTREWAGSPILLNNQGEIDLYYTAVTPGATIVKVRGRIATSNKGVSLSDFTDVKALFEADGNLYQTEAQNPYWGFRDPFPFRDPKSGKLYMLFEGNVAGVRGSHIVGPDETGDVPPGYENVGNSRYQTGCVGIAEADDENGDSWTLLPPLVTAVGVNDQTERPHFVFQDGKYYLFTISHKFTYGDGLTGPDGVYGFVSDEIFGPYTPLNGSALVLGNPPSQPFQTYSHYVMPNGLVTSFIDSVPADKATTGMDYRIGGTEAPTVKIKIKGDRTFVVDEFDYGYIPPMADVVITG, encoded by the coding sequence ATGAGTACGTTAAACGATAAATCTTTACTGGAACAACCGGTTATTCAATCAAGTATCTGGTCACGGGCAGATGCGTTAAAAGTGAATGAAAATGATCCGACCACAACCCAACCGCGGGTCAGCGCTGATTTCCCGGTAATGAGTGATACGGTTTTTATCTGGGATACGATGCCGCTGCGTGATATTGATGGCAAAGTACTTTCGGTCAATGGCTGGTCCGTTATTTTCACACTAACGGCTGACCGTCAGCCTGAAAACCCTGATTATATTGATGCCAACGGTAATTATGATATTGCTCTCGACTGGAATAATCGTCATGGACGGGCAAAAATGTGTTTTTGGTATTCTAAAACAGGGAAGAACTGGAAATTTGGCGGCCGCGTAATGAAAGAAGGGGTTTCTCCGACGACGCGCGAATGGGCGGGCTCCCCTATTTTGTTAAATAACCAGGGTGAGATTGATTTGTATTATACCGCCGTCACGCCGGGCGCGACGATCGTCAAAGTCCGCGGGCGCATTGCGACCTCCAATAAAGGGGTGAGTCTTAGCGACTTTACTGACGTGAAGGCTCTGTTCGAGGCGGACGGCAATCTTTACCAGACTGAAGCACAAAACCCGTACTGGGGTTTTCGCGACCCGTTCCCATTCCGTGACCCTAAAAGCGGCAAATTATATATGTTGTTTGAGGGCAACGTAGCGGGAGTGCGAGGTAGCCATATTGTCGGGCCAGATGAAACCGGTGATGTTCCGCCGGGTTATGAAAATGTGGGTAATTCACGCTATCAGACCGGTTGTGTAGGGATTGCTGAAGCCGATGACGAAAACGGCGACAGCTGGACATTGCTCCCGCCGCTGGTCACCGCGGTTGGCGTGAACGACCAGACCGAGCGCCCGCATTTTGTGTTCCAGGACGGTAAATATTATCTGTTCACGATCAGCCATAAATTTACCTATGGTGACGGTCTGACGGGTCCGGACGGTGTTTATGGCTTTGTCAGTGACGAAATCTTCGGGCCTTATACCCCGCTGAATGGTTCTGCATTGGTGCTGGGAAATCCGCCATCCCAGCCCTTCCAGACCTATTCGCATTACGTCATGCCTAATGGTTTAGTGACGTCATTCATTGACAGCGTGCCCGCAGACAAAGCCACCACCGGCATGGATTATCGTATTGGCGGCACGGAAGCGCCTACGGTCAAAATCAAGATCAAAGGTGACCGCACGTTTGTGGTCGATGAATTCGACTACGGCTACATTCCGCCAATGGCCGACGTGGTCATTACGGGATAA
- a CDS encoding GGDEF domain-containing protein — MASIYLFHIGVQHNTSIYSVVISPITFGLIIFGYPTFFASLIVSTVFLFGASTFYDAFSLVYFVLLMVFHIKGKVGVRYVLYSYSVAQAFNLLIHINILNDNGYWELAIIKTIMSLLYISLVYVFLNNLINLSKRELFFKNASKIDPLTGVSNRRSIDDHIKYLGESYEENFCVLMLDIDNFKSLNDSFGHPFGDKVIKKIAQIVKDNVRANDFVGRYGGEEFIIFINANLQNAEKIAEKIRRIIQESNLKFDSNEVKVTASIGLAEHTLTQSVLETISCADNALYTAKTSGKNRTISQGETVS; from the coding sequence ATGGCTAGCATTTATTTGTTTCATATCGGCGTTCAGCACAATACCAGCATTTATAGCGTCGTTATATCGCCGATCACTTTTGGACTCATCATCTTTGGGTATCCGACTTTTTTTGCCAGTCTGATTGTGAGCACGGTGTTTTTATTCGGTGCCTCGACATTTTATGACGCTTTTTCTCTGGTGTATTTTGTGTTGTTAATGGTTTTCCATATAAAGGGAAAAGTGGGCGTAAGGTACGTTCTTTACTCCTACAGTGTTGCGCAAGCCTTCAACCTGCTCATCCATATCAATATTCTTAATGATAATGGATATTGGGAACTTGCCATCATTAAAACCATCATGAGCTTGCTCTATATTTCCCTGGTTTATGTTTTCCTGAATAACCTGATAAATTTGTCAAAAAGAGAACTTTTTTTCAAAAATGCCTCAAAAATCGATCCCCTCACAGGCGTTAGCAACCGGAGAAGCATAGACGATCATATTAAATATCTGGGTGAGTCTTATGAAGAAAATTTCTGTGTGCTCATGCTGGATATTGATAATTTTAAATCGCTGAACGATAGCTTTGGGCATCCTTTCGGAGATAAGGTCATCAAGAAAATTGCTCAGATCGTAAAGGATAATGTCCGGGCAAATGATTTTGTAGGGCGATATGGCGGGGAGGAGTTCATCATATTTATAAATGCAAACTTACAAAATGCCGAAAAAATAGCAGAGAAAATAAGGCGGATAATCCAGGAAAGTAATTTAAAATTTGACAGTAATGAAGTCAAGGTGACTGCTTCTATCGGCCTGGCGGAACACACTCTCACTCAATCTGTGCTTGAAACAATAAGCTGCGCAGATAATGCGCTTTACACAGCCAAAACGAGTGGAAAAAACAGAACAATTTCGCAAGGTGAAACAGTCAGTTAA
- a CDS encoding EAL domain-containing protein, whose amino-acid sequence MMLRLNFQVSCKFRCEPIYSIGGSLHAVEVLTSFEGGYAGGKMEPQKFISSLDTKSKRELLLAQLTEINAQSLFFKNNKLLCSLNIDQSMAIMILEDHDVQEIIEKNDFIRLEISERFPKIDKTEGNIILDALAEKYELWLDDYGTDFSNINTLKNTKFESVKIDKKFFWENGNSVMWASILDNISQHCASIIVEGVETGTQLRSLKYSGVSCVQGFLFPSVPLDDIEILMPKKGYYNL is encoded by the coding sequence ATGATGTTGCGTTTAAATTTTCAGGTCTCATGCAAATTCAGATGTGAACCTATATATAGTATCGGAGGGTCACTACACGCAGTCGAAGTATTGACAAGTTTTGAGGGCGGTTACGCCGGTGGAAAAATGGAACCTCAAAAATTTATCAGCTCACTGGACACAAAATCTAAGCGCGAATTATTGCTAGCACAGTTAACTGAAATTAACGCCCAATCACTCTTTTTCAAAAACAACAAACTCCTTTGCTCCCTGAACATCGATCAGAGCATGGCAATCATGATTCTGGAAGATCATGATGTACAGGAAATTATAGAAAAAAATGACTTTATACGACTGGAAATATCAGAGCGTTTTCCTAAAATAGATAAAACAGAGGGAAATATAATTTTAGATGCTTTAGCTGAAAAGTATGAATTATGGCTCGATGACTACGGAACCGACTTCAGCAATATCAATACATTGAAAAACACAAAATTCGAATCAGTTAAAATAGATAAGAAATTCTTTTGGGAAAATGGCAATTCAGTAATGTGGGCCAGCATCCTTGATAATATCAGCCAGCATTGTGCTTCTATTATCGTTGAAGGCGTTGAAACCGGCACGCAGTTAAGAAGTCTTAAATACAGTGGTGTATCCTGCGTCCAGGGTTTCTTATTCCCTTCAGTCCCCTTAGATGACATCGAAATACTCATGCCTAAAAAAGGGTATTATAATCTCTAA